A window of the Deltaproteobacteria bacterium HGW-Deltaproteobacteria-18 genome harbors these coding sequences:
- a CDS encoding C4-dicarboxylate ABC transporter has translation MTLLLFGLFAVMMLIGVPLATAMGLSGAMAIAAAKLGLLSVPISVYTGVAKYPLLAIPMFVFAGMVFERSGVALRLVNFTVALVGPLRGGLAIAAIMVCMVLGGISGSGPADAAAVAMVMIPGMAAAGYPKAFSSSLIAAAGSTAILIPPSIAFILYSVLVPQASVPALFAAGLIPGFLAGLALVIPAWALSVRHGFGLVDEGASCGSILIAFKEAIWGLLAPAIILGGIRSGYFTPTEAAVAAVFYGLFVGFFIYRTLTLRSMYDLLVESAEVSAVVMLIIALSSVFAWAGSTLGAFEAMGNALIGFSSNENVTLLAVTLVLVIAGMFLDGVSILFIFIPILLPVMSHFGWNAVWFGVIMTMSLAIGQFTPPLALNLMVTTRIADISIEETVPWVMWFVLAMTIAMLLVLFVPQLALMVPGYLGYL, from the coding sequence ATGACTCTCCTTCTTTTCGGACTCTTCGCGGTCATGATGCTCATCGGCGTACCGTTGGCCACGGCCATGGGCCTGTCCGGCGCCATGGCCATCGCCGCCGCAAAGCTGGGCCTCCTGTCCGTGCCCATCAGCGTCTACACCGGCGTGGCCAAGTACCCGCTGCTGGCGATCCCAATGTTCGTCTTCGCGGGCATGGTCTTCGAGCGCTCGGGCGTGGCCCTGCGGCTGGTCAACTTCACCGTGGCCCTGGTCGGCCCCCTGCGCGGCGGCCTGGCCATCGCGGCCATCATGGTCTGCATGGTCCTGGGCGGCATCTCCGGATCCGGTCCGGCCGACGCCGCGGCCGTGGCCATGGTCATGATCCCCGGCATGGCCGCCGCCGGCTATCCCAAGGCCTTCTCGTCGAGCCTCATTGCCGCCGCCGGCTCCACGGCCATCCTCATCCCGCCGTCCATCGCCTTCATTCTCTACAGCGTGCTCGTGCCCCAGGCCTCGGTGCCGGCCCTGTTCGCCGCCGGCCTCATCCCCGGCTTTCTGGCCGGCCTGGCCCTGGTCATCCCGGCCTGGGCCCTGTCCGTACGCCACGGCTTCGGCCTTGTGGACGAGGGCGCGTCCTGCGGCAGCATCCTCATCGCCTTCAAGGAGGCCATCTGGGGCCTGCTCGCGCCGGCCATCATCCTGGGCGGCATCCGCTCGGGCTATTTCACGCCCACCGAGGCCGCCGTGGCAGCGGTCTTCTACGGTCTGTTCGTCGGCTTCTTCATCTACCGCACCCTGACCCTGCGCAGCATGTACGATTTGCTGGTGGAGTCGGCCGAAGTGTCGGCCGTGGTCATGCTCATCATCGCCCTGTCCTCGGTCTTCGCCTGGGCCGGAAGCACGCTGGGGGCCTTCGAGGCCATGGGCAACGCCCTCATCGGCTTCTCCTCCAACGAAAACGTCACCCTGCTGGCCGTGACGCTGGTGCTGGTCATCGCCGGCATGTTCCTGGACGGCGTGTCCATCCTGTTCATTTTCATCCCCATCCTGCTGCCCGTCATGAGCCATTTCGGCTGGAACGCCGTGTGGTTCGGCGTGATCATGACCATGAGCCTGGCCATCGGGCAGTTCACGCCGCCCCTGGCCCTGAACCTCATGGTCACAACGCGCATCGCGGACATCAGCATCGAGGAGACCGTGCCCTGGGTGATGTGGTTCGTGCTGGCCATGACCATCGCCATGCTGCTGGTGCTCTTCGTGCCGCAACTGGCGCTGATGGTGCCGGGATATCTGGGGTATCTGTAA
- a CDS encoding C4-dicarboxylate ABC transporter, which translates to MKKCVFLIVLCLILPSLTVCAAEYKSEYRLSTVLGPAFPWGRAAERWANLVREKTEGRINIKVYPGTSLVGGDQTKEFTAIRQGVIDLAVGSSINWSPQIKQLNLFSLPFLMPDAKAFDALITGPVAEDLFAILEKQGVVPLAIGENGWRELSNSKVNITSPADLKGLKIRVVGSPIFIDGFTALGANPTQMSWADAQPALATKAVDGQENPLSVFNAAKLHTVEQKYLTLWGYMADPLFYVVSKSVWSEWTEADRAIVAEAAKQAAAENLIDARTGITPEDDSLLKEIEKNGVTITRLTEEQRKPFQEATRPVFEKWAEVVGKDLVKKAEDAIAASR; encoded by the coding sequence ATGAAGAAGTGCGTTTTCCTGATCGTGTTGTGTCTGATCCTGCCCTCGCTCACGGTTTGCGCGGCAGAGTATAAATCGGAATATCGTCTGTCCACGGTACTTGGACCCGCCTTTCCCTGGGGCCGTGCTGCCGAACGCTGGGCCAACCTGGTCCGCGAAAAGACCGAAGGCCGCATCAATATCAAGGTCTACCCCGGCACCAGCCTCGTCGGCGGCGACCAGACCAAGGAATTCACGGCCATCCGCCAGGGCGTCATCGATCTGGCCGTCGGCTCGTCCATCAACTGGTCCCCGCAGATCAAGCAGCTCAACCTGTTTTCCCTGCCCTTCCTGATGCCCGACGCCAAGGCCTTCGACGCCCTGATCACTGGGCCCGTGGCCGAAGACCTCTTCGCCATCCTTGAAAAACAGGGCGTCGTGCCGCTGGCCATCGGCGAGAACGGCTGGCGCGAGCTGTCTAACTCCAAGGTGAACATCACCTCCCCGGCCGACCTGAAGGGCCTCAAGATCCGCGTGGTCGGCTCGCCCATCTTCATCGACGGCTTCACGGCCCTGGGTGCCAACCCGACCCAGATGAGCTGGGCCGACGCGCAGCCCGCCCTGGCCACCAAGGCCGTGGACGGCCAGGAGAACCCCCTGTCCGTGTTCAACGCCGCCAAGCTGCACACCGTCGAGCAGAAGTACCTGACCCTGTGGGGCTACATGGCCGACCCGCTGTTCTACGTGGTCAGCAAGAGCGTCTGGAGCGAATGGACCGAGGCCGACCGCGCCATCGTGGCCGAAGCCGCCAAACAGGCCGCCGCCGAAAACCTGATCGACGCACGCACGGGCATCACTCCCGAGGACGACTCCCTGCTGAAAGAGATCGAGAAAAACGGCGTGACCATCACCCGTTTGACCGAGGAACAGCGCAAGCCCTTCCAGGAGGCCACCCGCCCCGTATTCGAGAAGTGGGCGGAAGTTGTAGGCAAGGATCTGGTCAAGAAGGCCGAGGACGCCATCGCCGCATCCCGCTAG
- a CDS encoding C4-dicarboxylate ABC transporter permease: MEPAKKQPARIERALAAMVMAALTIITGANVLMRYLTNISFAMTEEVSVFLLMVLTLVGAVSAFAEGRHVSITLFVNALPSGGRRICGALAWACNVAMFALLAWLGAMTAWDDYAYEVTSPALGVPQWWYSGWLPFFSAVIVLRLVLFLFTRRGQA; this comes from the coding sequence ATGGAACCCGCCAAGAAACAGCCGGCCCGCATCGAACGGGCCCTGGCCGCAATGGTCATGGCTGCGCTGACCATCATCACCGGAGCCAACGTGCTCATGCGCTACCTGACCAACATCTCATTCGCCATGACCGAGGAGGTCTCTGTCTTCCTGCTCATGGTCCTGACCCTGGTTGGGGCCGTGTCGGCCTTTGCCGAAGGCCGGCACGTGAGCATCACCCTCTTCGTCAACGCCCTGCCATCCGGAGGCCGAAGGATCTGCGGCGCCCTGGCCTGGGCCTGCAATGTGGCCATGTTCGCCCTTTTGGCATGGCTTGGCGCCATGACCGCCTGGGACGACTATGCCTACGAGGTGACCTCGCCCGCCCTGGGTGTGCCGCAGTGGTGGTACAGCGGCTGGCTGCCGTTCTTCTCGGCCGTAATCGTGCTGCGCCTGGTCCTGTTTCTTTTCACTCGCAGGGGGCAGGCATGA
- a CDS encoding amino acid permease — protein sequence MNETAQSNALSKKFGTFGGVFTPSLLTILGVIMFLRFATVVGYAGLWNTLAILAGAKAISVITGMSISSVATNMRVRGGGAYFLISRSLGVEFGGVIAVFFYVAQAVAVTLYVVGFTEALFSAFPDLPLTFSAVATITNCLVFASVYIGAGWTIRLQYAILAVLLVSVASFLAGALDAGSLQTLQGNLSPNWQPGYTFFPVFALFFPAVTGIMAGVNMSGDLQNPSASIPRGTFLSIFVSAAIYLGIAVALAASTPRHELLGDGFVMQERAIWPALVYAGVICATLSSALGSMMGAPRILQAFARDNVFRRLRWFGQGSGSAGEPRRAIVLTFLISQAGVLAGDLDTIAPVITMFFLLTYGTMNLACFYEGFIRNPSFRPTFRFNHWSVSLLGAVGCLGVMVLIAPAWAVVSMALAGILYYVIARAEIQVRWGDVDSGLAYHQARKALLKLERERYHPKNWRPSILVLAGAGKSRLHLCEYACWLTAGRGVVSVGQVIHGELEEFLERRNDAEAIMRAFLQKEEFPAFPVVVVEETVHGAVKALLQCHGLGGMRPNTVMLGWSSDPENAGVFAATLDIARRMKRSLLIVASGQEERTEAIEGNVNIWWSDKKSGALMLLLAYLLKTNGLWKDQPLRVIRPVPRKADAENIETEMRELLANARIAAEIIVVPTDTPLEAVREAMEPSAVLFAGFEPPEENMVREINARLQPVSDLPGDIILVYNAGDVSLSA from the coding sequence ATGAACGAAACCGCCCAGTCAAACGCACTGTCAAAGAAATTCGGCACCTTCGGCGGCGTCTTCACGCCAAGCCTGCTGACCATCCTCGGCGTGATCATGTTCCTGCGCTTCGCCACCGTGGTGGGTTACGCGGGACTCTGGAACACGCTGGCCATCCTGGCCGGAGCCAAGGCCATCTCCGTCATCACGGGCATGTCCATCAGTTCCGTGGCGACCAACATGCGCGTCCGTGGCGGCGGGGCCTACTTCCTCATCAGCCGCAGCCTCGGCGTCGAGTTTGGCGGCGTCATCGCTGTCTTCTTCTACGTGGCCCAAGCCGTGGCCGTGACCCTGTATGTCGTGGGCTTCACTGAAGCGCTCTTCTCGGCCTTCCCGGACCTGCCCCTGACCTTCAGCGCCGTGGCGACCATCACCAACTGCCTGGTCTTTGCCAGCGTCTACATCGGGGCGGGCTGGACCATCCGCCTGCAGTACGCGATCCTGGCCGTGCTTCTGGTTTCCGTAGCCTCCTTTCTGGCGGGCGCGCTGGACGCCGGGTCGCTGCAGACGCTGCAAGGCAACCTGAGCCCGAATTGGCAGCCCGGGTACACCTTCTTTCCCGTCTTCGCCCTCTTCTTCCCTGCCGTCACGGGCATCATGGCCGGCGTGAACATGTCCGGGGATCTGCAGAACCCCAGCGCATCCATCCCACGCGGCACCTTCCTGAGCATCTTCGTCTCGGCCGCCATCTACCTCGGCATCGCCGTGGCTCTGGCAGCCAGCACGCCGCGCCATGAACTGCTCGGTGACGGATTCGTCATGCAGGAGCGTGCCATCTGGCCCGCCCTGGTTTACGCCGGGGTCATCTGCGCCACCCTGTCCTCGGCCCTGGGCAGCATGATGGGCGCACCACGCATCCTGCAGGCCTTCGCCCGCGACAACGTCTTCCGCAGGCTGCGCTGGTTCGGCCAAGGCAGCGGATCAGCGGGCGAGCCGCGCCGCGCCATCGTGCTGACCTTCCTGATCTCACAGGCCGGGGTCCTGGCCGGGGACCTGGATACGATCGCACCCGTCATCACCATGTTCTTCCTGCTGACCTACGGCACCATGAATCTGGCCTGCTTCTACGAAGGCTTCATCAGGAACCCGAGCTTCCGGCCCACATTCCGTTTCAACCACTGGTCCGTATCGCTGCTGGGAGCGGTCGGCTGCCTGGGGGTGATGGTGCTCATCGCTCCCGCATGGGCAGTGGTGTCCATGGCGCTGGCCGGAATCCTCTACTACGTCATCGCCCGGGCCGAAATCCAGGTCAGGTGGGGCGACGTGGACAGCGGCCTGGCCTACCATCAGGCCCGCAAGGCCCTGCTCAAGCTGGAAAGGGAACGCTACCACCCCAAGAACTGGAGGCCGTCCATCCTTGTTCTGGCCGGTGCCGGGAAAAGCCGGCTACACCTGTGCGAGTACGCCTGCTGGCTGACGGCCGGACGCGGCGTGGTCTCCGTGGGACAGGTCATCCACGGGGAGCTTGAGGAATTCCTCGAACGCAGGAACGATGCGGAGGCCATCATGCGCGCCTTTCTGCAAAAGGAGGAGTTCCCGGCCTTCCCCGTGGTCGTAGTCGAGGAAACGGTCCACGGAGCCGTCAAGGCCCTGCTGCAATGCCACGGGCTGGGCGGTATGCGGCCCAACACCGTCATGCTTGGCTGGAGTTCGGACCCCGAGAACGCCGGCGTCTTCGCGGCGACCCTGGACATCGCCAGGCGCATGAAGCGCAGCCTGCTCATCGTGGCCAGCGGTCAGGAGGAACGGACCGAGGCCATCGAAGGAAACGTGAACATCTGGTGGAGCGACAAGAAGAGCGGCGCCCTCATGCTTCTGCTGGCCTACCTGCTGAAAACCAACGGCCTGTGGAAAGACCAGCCCCTGCGCGTCATCCGCCCGGTGCCGCGCAAGGCCGACGCGGAGAACATCGAAACCGAGATGCGGGAGCTGCTCGCCAATGCCCGCATCGCCGCCGAAATCATCGTTGTCCCAACGGACACGCCCCTCGAAGCCGTGCGCGAGGCCATGGAACCCTCGGCCGTCCTTTTTGCCGGCTTCGAACCGCCCGAGGAAAACATGGTCAGGGAGATCAACGCTCGGCTCCAGCCCGTCTCGGACCTGCCTGGGGATATCATCCTGGTCTACAACGCGGGGGATGTGTCTCTCAGCGCGTAA
- a CDS encoding glutamate synthase, translating to MNRPHLLVEERDACAIIAFVDKRGRATHANIVKTIDALKKMAHRSGDINSEGDGCGILTDIPRTIWGQRLEAAGLSRHLSESRGFFVGHFFLPTDAPEQTGEFRERLRTILTAAGAETLLEVDDQMHAAELGPMARTEAPFFLQICGLVRDDNRQEGGKRLFNIQMELERAMPEVHACSLSLDSVIYKLRGTPDLLIRVYPDLQNPDSKSMITLGHSRYSTNTLPTAERAQPFSLLGHNGEINTIEKLRSSARALGIMPTPGGSDSQDLNRILEGLIHLHGFEFMEALEMVFPAIHTEVERMPAGLRRMYGFYRWFFAPSAQGPAAVVSRFGDMCMGSVDALGLRPLWFGESDYDYFLSSEKGVVDLQNTIHDPRPLAPGEKIAIISGAGKRGEVLDYCALQERLLRLFEQGRLTPLADNLHLRIPESILNCPEGACHELRRFFQDRPVFDDGECPATSAQLAAFGWHKYDQNMRKHVAATGKGPIGSMGHQGPLACMDGESLANVSDFFKENVAVVTNPAIDREREAEHFSTAVILGDRPDTPDHPPVGLRLKTPILLGGEFSPALSSLDILSVCREHGTHTLEQVLDFFTAQQRDPSRMAILDATYVPDQGLAKRLDELEDEAVQAIGRGAAILVLDDSASFVNGRVYIDPGLATAWLHRAAETGRIPRLPSLIVRSGAIRNLHDIMFMLGLGAAAVNPYMLWKQAYAQAESAEGLQRTLSNTLTALQTGVEKIMSTMGIHELCGYGRIFSSIGLKRELEDVFGCANFCSSASAGLGYPELEAQGRKRAELVRQGIDRKLASDPKRNAMTGKILRSVAVGKTGYLQMGEALEEVDQNNPVGLRHLLDITTRDTAPLPLENVDISIGRHSMPLLICAMSFGSQGESSFRAYAEAARKTNIVCMNGEGGEIPDMLGKYRENRGQQVASGRFGVSMELLNSARYLEIKVGQGAKPGEGGHLPGSKVTEMVAQARHCKPGIALISPSNHHDIYSIEDLCQIITELKTANPEARISVKIPVTSGVATIAVGVAKAGAHIVNISGFEGGTGAAREHAKKYVGLPVEIGVTQAHRGLVEAGLRHQVELWCDGGVRSGADVVKLICLGADRVGVGTVALMGVGCISCEQCHLDVCPRGISTQIRTVEEAKARGVKLFKPLQSEVEAENLARLLRAFGDQIRHILAGLGERKLADLVGRTDLLVQARGHDQVDLTDLLVPAPMDSVKAYCPVPRIVRRPLDNLTRVISDMAISTLGEECGFVQYKEENVRSVDRAVGTYLAGAMVRERSADERGKVELLLTSSVPGNGLCAFNIDGIGTVVEGGGQDGIAKGARGGEVCILKGANILGQRVDGSVGKSLAYGALSGTIMVQNQADSRACVRMSGADAIFGGRITAPVRDELGNIASRAHLKGFAFEYMTGGRAVVLGDPGPWMCAGMTGGVIYQCLYPEWNFGRENLQRRFSSGAHVVVRNLDEDDEAQVRDLLGKYVHTLEQSFQNEEALIVQGLANEAKKRFVKIVPGSGTGIKPE from the coding sequence ATGAATAGACCACATCTGCTGGTGGAAGAACGAGACGCCTGCGCCATCATCGCCTTCGTGGACAAGCGCGGCCGCGCCACCCACGCCAACATCGTCAAGACCATCGACGCCCTGAAAAAAATGGCCCACCGCTCCGGCGACATAAACAGCGAAGGCGATGGCTGCGGCATCCTGACCGACATCCCGCGCACCATCTGGGGACAACGCCTCGAAGCGGCGGGCCTGAGCCGCCACCTGAGCGAGAGCCGCGGATTTTTTGTCGGCCATTTTTTTCTGCCCACGGACGCACCGGAGCAAACCGGGGAATTCAGGGAGCGGCTGCGAACCATCCTGACCGCAGCCGGCGCGGAAACACTTCTTGAAGTGGACGACCAGATGCACGCCGCCGAGCTTGGGCCCATGGCCCGGACCGAAGCGCCCTTTTTTCTGCAGATCTGCGGCCTGGTCCGCGACGACAACCGGCAGGAAGGCGGCAAGCGCCTTTTCAACATCCAGATGGAACTGGAGCGCGCCATGCCCGAAGTGCATGCCTGCTCGCTCAGCCTCGACAGCGTCATATACAAGCTGCGCGGCACCCCCGACCTTCTGATCCGGGTCTATCCGGACCTGCAGAACCCGGACAGCAAATCAATGATCACGCTCGGCCACAGCCGCTACTCCACCAACACCCTGCCCACGGCCGAACGCGCCCAGCCCTTCTCGCTGCTGGGACACAACGGTGAGATCAACACCATCGAGAAGCTGCGCAGCTCGGCCCGGGCGCTCGGCATCATGCCCACTCCCGGAGGCAGCGACTCCCAGGACCTGAACCGCATCCTCGAAGGCCTCATCCATCTGCATGGCTTTGAATTCATGGAAGCGCTGGAGATGGTCTTCCCGGCCATTCATACCGAAGTTGAGAGAATGCCCGCCGGTCTTCGTCGCATGTACGGCTTCTACCGCTGGTTTTTCGCACCGTCCGCCCAGGGCCCGGCAGCCGTGGTTTCGCGGTTCGGCGACATGTGCATGGGCAGTGTCGATGCCCTGGGCCTTCGCCCGCTGTGGTTCGGGGAAAGCGACTACGACTATTTCCTGTCCTCGGAAAAGGGCGTGGTCGATCTGCAAAACACCATCCACGACCCGCGCCCCCTGGCCCCGGGTGAAAAAATCGCCATCATTTCCGGTGCGGGCAAGCGCGGCGAGGTGCTTGATTATTGCGCGCTGCAGGAACGTCTCCTGCGCCTCTTCGAGCAGGGACGACTGACACCGCTGGCCGACAACCTTCACCTCAGAATTCCCGAATCCATCCTGAACTGCCCCGAAGGGGCCTGTCACGAGTTGCGCCGCTTCTTCCAGGACCGGCCCGTGTTCGACGACGGTGAATGCCCGGCCACCTCCGCCCAGCTGGCGGCTTTCGGCTGGCACAAGTACGACCAGAACATGCGCAAGCACGTCGCTGCCACGGGCAAGGGGCCCATCGGCTCCATGGGTCATCAGGGTCCGCTGGCCTGCATGGACGGCGAGAGCCTGGCCAACGTGAGCGATTTTTTCAAGGAGAACGTGGCCGTGGTCACCAACCCGGCCATCGACCGCGAGCGCGAGGCCGAGCATTTCTCCACCGCCGTCATCCTCGGCGACCGACCGGACACCCCGGACCATCCACCCGTGGGCCTGCGCCTCAAGACCCCCATCCTGCTTGGCGGCGAGTTCAGCCCGGCCCTGTCCTCCCTGGACATCCTGTCCGTTTGCCGGGAGCACGGCACGCACACCCTGGAACAGGTCCTTGACTTCTTCACCGCCCAGCAGCGCGACCCCTCGCGCATGGCCATCCTCGACGCAACCTATGTGCCGGACCAGGGGCTGGCAAAACGGCTTGACGAACTCGAGGACGAGGCCGTGCAGGCCATCGGACGCGGAGCGGCCATCCTGGTTCTCGACGACAGCGCCAGTTTCGTGAACGGACGGGTCTACATCGACCCGGGCCTGGCCACGGCCTGGCTGCACCGCGCCGCCGAAACGGGCCGCATCCCCCGCCTGCCTTCGCTCATCGTGCGTAGCGGAGCCATCCGCAACCTGCACGACATCATGTTCATGCTCGGCCTCGGCGCCGCCGCCGTGAATCCCTACATGCTCTGGAAACAGGCCTACGCCCAGGCCGAGAGCGCCGAAGGGCTCCAGCGCACCCTCTCCAACACCCTGACCGCGTTGCAGACGGGCGTGGAAAAAATCATGTCCACCATGGGCATCCACGAGCTGTGCGGATATGGCCGCATCTTCTCGTCCATCGGCCTCAAAAGGGAGCTCGAGGACGTTTTCGGCTGCGCCAATTTCTGCTCTTCCGCATCCGCGGGGCTTGGCTACCCGGAGCTCGAAGCCCAGGGTCGCAAGCGCGCGGAACTGGTCCGCCAGGGCATCGATCGCAAGCTCGCAAGCGACCCCAAGCGCAACGCCATGACCGGAAAAATCCTGCGTTCCGTGGCCGTGGGCAAGACAGGCTACCTGCAGATGGGCGAAGCCCTGGAAGAAGTGGACCAAAACAACCCTGTCGGCCTGCGGCATCTGCTGGACATCACCACCCGCGACACCGCCCCCCTGCCGCTGGAGAACGTGGACATCTCCATCGGCCGGCACTCCATGCCGCTCCTGATCTGCGCCATGTCTTTCGGCTCCCAGGGAGAAAGCTCCTTTCGGGCCTATGCCGAAGCTGCGCGCAAGACGAACATCGTATGCATGAACGGCGAGGGCGGCGAAATTCCGGACATGCTCGGCAAATACAGGGAAAATCGCGGCCAGCAAGTCGCATCGGGACGCTTCGGCGTGTCCATGGAGCTTTTGAACTCGGCCCGCTACCTTGAAATCAAGGTCGGACAGGGCGCCAAGCCCGGTGAAGGCGGTCACCTGCCCGGCTCCAAGGTCACCGAGATGGTGGCCCAGGCCCGGCACTGCAAGCCCGGCATCGCGCTCATTTCACCGTCCAACCATCATGACATCTATTCCATCGAAGACCTCTGCCAGATCATAACCGAGCTCAAGACCGCAAACCCCGAAGCGCGCATATCCGTCAAGATCCCGGTCACCAGTGGCGTAGCCACCATCGCCGTGGGCGTGGCCAAGGCCGGGGCGCACATCGTCAACATCAGCGGCTTCGAGGGCGGAACGGGCGCGGCCCGCGAGCACGCCAAGAAGTACGTAGGCCTGCCCGTGGAGATCGGCGTGACCCAGGCCCACCGGGGGCTGGTCGAGGCGGGCCTGCGGCATCAGGTCGAACTCTGGTGCGACGGCGGCGTGCGTTCCGGAGCGGACGTGGTCAAGCTCATCTGCCTCGGTGCAGACCGGGTCGGGGTCGGCACGGTGGCACTCATGGGGGTGGGCTGCATCAGCTGCGAGCAGTGTCATCTGGACGTCTGCCCGCGCGGAATCTCCACCCAGATCCGCACCGTGGAAGAGGCCAAGGCCCGCGGCGTCAAGCTCTTCAAGCCGCTGCAAAGCGAGGTCGAGGCCGAGAACCTGGCCCGCCTGCTGCGTGCGTTCGGCGACCAGATCCGCCACATTCTGGCCGGACTCGGCGAGCGGAAGCTGGCCGACCTGGTCGGCCGCACGGACCTTCTGGTGCAGGCCAGGGGCCACGATCAGGTCGACCTGACCGACTTGCTCGTGCCCGCGCCCATGGACAGCGTGAAAGCCTACTGCCCGGTGCCGCGCATCGTGCGCAGACCGCTGGACAACCTGACCCGGGTCATCTCCGACATGGCCATTTCCACCCTCGGCGAAGAATGCGGGTTCGTGCAGTACAAGGAAGAGAACGTGCGCTCCGTGGACCGGGCCGTGGGAACGTATCTGGCGGGAGCCATGGTGCGGGAGCGCTCGGCTGACGAGCGGGGCAAGGTGGAGCTGCTCCTGACCTCCTCGGTCCCGGGCAACGGCCTGTGCGCCTTCAATATCGACGGCATAGGCACCGTGGTCGAGGGCGGCGGCCAGGACGGCATAGCCAAGGGGGCGCGCGGCGGCGAGGTCTGCATCCTGAAAGGCGCGAACATCCTCGGTCAGCGCGTGGACGGGTCCGTGGGCAAATCCCTGGCTTACGGGGCTCTTTCCGGCACGATCATGGTCCAGAACCAGGCCGACTCGAGGGCCTGCGTACGCATGTCCGGAGCCGACGCCATCTTCGGAGGGCGCATCACCGCACCAGTGCGCGACGAACTCGGAAACATCGCCTCGCGGGCGCACCTCAAGGGCTTCGCCTTCGAATACATGACCGGCGGCCGTGCCGTGGTCCTGGGCGACCCTGGCCCCTGGATGTGCGCGGGCATGACCGGCGGCGTCATCTACCAGTGCCTCTACCCGGAATGGAACTTCGGCCGCGAGAATCTGCAGCGCCGCTTTTCAAGCGGTGCGCATGTGGTCGTAAGGAATCTGGATGAAGACGACGAGGCGCAAGTGCGGGATTTGCTGGGCAAGTATGTCCACACCCTGGAGCAAAGCTTCCAGAACGAGGAAGCACTGATCGTGCAGGGGCTGGCAAACGAAGCCAAAAAACGTTTCGTCAAGATCGTGCCGGGATCCGGCACCGGCATCAAGCCGGAATGA
- a CDS encoding DNA-binding protein HU (histone-like DNA-binding protein), whose product MVEDNTEIHVEKADLIERLKAEMGYSEEEAERVVDAMMESITESLSKGDKINLPGIGTMAVVERAPRKGEDPRPGRDIKFSPGKRLKDALTSLDFITKGLE is encoded by the coding sequence ATGGTAGAGGACAACACTGAAATTCATGTGGAGAAAGCCGACCTCATCGAGCGTCTCAAGGCTGAAATGGGCTACTCCGAGGAGGAGGCCGAGCGAGTCGTGGATGCCATGATGGAGAGCATCACCGAGTCCTTGAGCAAGGGTGACAAGATCAACCTGCCGGGCATCGGGACCATGGCCGTGGTTGAGCGCGCTCCACGCAAGGGCGAGGACCCGCGTCCCGGACGTGACATAAAATTTTCGCCCGGCAAGCGCCTCAAAGATGCCCTCACATCTCTTGATTTCATAACCAAGGGTTTGGAATAA
- a CDS encoding TIGR02453 family protein, whose product MYFTAATFNFLEHLADNNDRGWFETHKAEYEEHVRTPALEYIRAMGPMLEDFAPQFRADARKTGGSLMRVYRDSRFSPDKTPYKTNVGIQFRHALGRDVHAPGFYLHVAPEECFLGVGSWHPDPGLLARIRNLIAEQPERWRAACDERAFVEYWQLTGDTLKRPPRGFSADHPEIADIKRKDFICLCALTRDQVTGAALVGLSAERFAVAAPFMRFLCEAADVAY is encoded by the coding sequence ATGTACTTCACCGCCGCCACGTTCAACTTCCTCGAACACCTCGCCGACAACAACGACAGGGGCTGGTTCGAGACGCACAAGGCTGAATACGAGGAACACGTCCGCACTCCCGCCTTGGAGTATATCCGCGCCATGGGGCCCATGCTGGAGGATTTCGCGCCGCAGTTCCGCGCCGATGCACGCAAGACCGGCGGCTCCCTGATGCGCGTGTACCGCGACAGCCGCTTTTCGCCCGACAAGACGCCCTACAAGACCAACGTGGGCATCCAGTTCCGCCACGCCCTCGGTCGGGACGTGCATGCGCCGGGATTCTATCTGCACGTGGCGCCGGAGGAATGCTTCCTCGGCGTCGGGAGCTGGCACCCGGACCCAGGCCTGCTCGCCCGCATCCGCAACCTGATCGCCGAACAGCCCGAACGCTGGCGCGCCGCATGCGATGAGCGCGCATTCGTCGAGTACTGGCAGCTGACCGGCGACACGCTCAAACGCCCTCCGCGCGGCTTTTCCGCCGACCACCCGGAAATCGCGGACATCAAGCGCAAGGACTTCATCTGCCTGTGCGCCCTGACGCGCGACCAGGTCACCGGTGCGGCACTGGTCGGGCTCTCGGCCGAGCGCTTCGCCGTTGCGGCGCCTTTCATGCGGTTCTTGTGCGAGGCGGCCGATGTAGCATATTGA